The Caminibacter pacificus genome includes a region encoding these proteins:
- a CDS encoding O-methyltransferase → MSNEYVKEPRALKNIVADTKKIGFDMCGEKDVGVLLRVLGASKSGEFLELGTGTGLSTAWILDGMDENSHLITVDNDEKLLSIAKKHLGHYKNVEFVCDDGNAFLERLKKENKNFDFIFADTWAGKYEMLEDTLEMLNEKAFYIIDDMLPQSNWPEGHEKKVEKLIDYLHNREDLEIVNLGWSSGVIVCVKK, encoded by the coding sequence ATGTCGAATGAATATGTAAAAGAGCCGAGAGCCTTAAAAAATATAGTGGCAGACACGAAAAAAATCGGGTTTGATATGTGTGGTGAAAAGGATGTTGGAGTATTATTAAGAGTGCTTGGGGCAAGTAAAAGCGGGGAATTTTTGGAACTGGGAACCGGTACGGGCTTATCTACAGCGTGGATACTTGATGGGATGGATGAAAATTCGCATTTAATTACCGTCGATAACGATGAAAAATTGCTGAGTATTGCCAAAAAACATTTGGGTCATTATAAAAACGTTGAGTTTGTATGTGATGACGGGAATGCCTTTTTGGAGAGATTAAAGAAAGAAAATAAAAATTTTGATTTTATTTTTGCCGATACATGGGCAGGGAAATACGAAATGCTTGAAGATACGCTTGAGATGTTAAATGAAAAGGCTTTTTATATTATCGATGATATGTTGCCGCAGTCGAATTGGCCTGAAGGACATGAGAAAAAAGTAGAAAAGTTGATAGATTATTTGCATAACAGGGAAGATTTGGAAATTGTGAATTTAGGTTGGTCTTCAGGAGTTATTGTTTGTGTGAAAAAATGA
- a CDS encoding mechanosensitive ion channel domain-containing protein has translation MRFLILAIFSILLYASNIDDIIKSIPKNSPNYSLATILAQKIKTLNYQPPKINLNPTNQKEYLQSFYQLNDMLILQNSLPEKINDIEDKISVLQNQKDPISQLQLLYYEKLLKIDNQTLNFLNNNFSGFEKKLHAKLNDIQFDIQNAKKEINKWQKKLQDNLKQLEKLKIDLQKFILLNDQKSINKTQDLIEKTLNSQKEIYKNLLNNQLILWFNDLQHKNKHAFNTDDDILKYAKEIDNNFYTAINQLVTDFEQLTFGAKVLVYGAKKEAELLWQKVLHFINYPLFTVGNRTITPLNFAIFVIVLIIGWFVGKYYKHLIYKIRHKYKISHSTATLLANMGYYTIITLSFLIALKVVGLDLSSLAIIAGALSVGIGFGLQNVVSNFVSGIILMFERSIKVGDYIEIDQDTRGEVIDISMRSTIIRTNDNINLIIPNQSFIQNNVINWTLGDDIVRFRVPFGVAYGSDIDKVEKVIFQALEKSNLPYIKKHPSLDVKPLVVFMEMADSSLNFELFVWVKGEYARRPRRTRSKFLKMIYNALNEAGITIPFPQQDLHIKDTVPFEITIKR, from the coding sequence ATGAGATTTTTAATTTTAGCTATTTTTTCAATACTCTTATATGCCTCGAACATCGACGATATAATAAAATCGATTCCAAAAAATTCACCGAATTATTCACTTGCAACAATATTAGCTCAAAAAATAAAAACCTTAAATTACCAACCTCCTAAAATAAACCTAAATCCTACAAACCAAAAAGAATATCTTCAATCTTTTTACCAATTAAACGATATGTTGATACTACAAAACTCTTTACCTGAAAAAATTAATGATATAGAAGATAAAATTTCCGTATTACAAAACCAAAAAGACCCCATTTCTCAACTGCAACTTTTATATTATGAAAAACTTTTAAAAATAGACAACCAAACTTTAAATTTTCTAAACAACAATTTTTCAGGTTTTGAAAAAAAATTACACGCAAAATTAAACGACATCCAATTTGATATTCAAAATGCAAAAAAAGAGATAAATAAATGGCAAAAAAAATTACAAGACAACTTAAAACAACTTGAAAAATTAAAAATAGACCTTCAAAAATTCATCTTATTAAACGACCAAAAATCAATTAATAAAACTCAAGATTTAATAGAAAAAACCTTAAACAGCCAAAAAGAGATATATAAAAACCTCTTAAATAATCAGTTAATTTTATGGTTTAACGATTTACAACATAAAAACAAACATGCCTTTAACACGGATGACGATATCCTAAAATACGCAAAAGAAATCGACAATAATTTTTATACGGCTATAAACCAGTTAGTAACCGACTTCGAACAATTAACATTCGGAGCAAAAGTATTAGTTTACGGAGCTAAAAAAGAAGCGGAACTTTTATGGCAAAAAGTCTTGCATTTTATAAATTACCCTCTATTCACCGTAGGAAATAGAACAATTACACCTCTAAACTTTGCAATATTCGTTATCGTTCTTATTATCGGATGGTTTGTAGGTAAATATTATAAACATCTAATCTACAAAATAAGACATAAATATAAAATTTCTCACTCAACTGCCACACTTCTTGCCAATATGGGATATTATACGATTATTACTCTTTCGTTTCTAATTGCATTAAAAGTCGTTGGTCTTGATTTAAGCTCGCTTGCAATTATCGCCGGTGCTCTATCCGTTGGTATCGGTTTTGGTTTGCAAAATGTAGTTAGTAACTTTGTAAGCGGTATTATCTTAATGTTTGAAAGGTCTATAAAAGTTGGAGATTATATAGAAATTGACCAAGACACAAGAGGAGAAGTTATAGATATTTCCATGCGTTCGACAATTATCAGAACAAATGACAATATTAACTTAATAATTCCAAACCAAAGCTTTATTCAAAATAACGTAATTAACTGGACATTAGGCGATGATATCGTAAGATTTAGAGTACCTTTTGGAGTAGCATACGGTAGTGATATAGACAAAGTAGAAAAAGTAATATTCCAAGCCCTTGAAAAATCAAACCTTCCTTATATAAAAAAACACCCGTCACTTGATGTTAAACCTCTTGTAGTATTTATGGAAATGGCTGATAGCAGTCTTAATTTCGAACTTTTCGTATGGGTAAAAGGCGAATATGCAAGAAGACCGAGACGTACAAGAAGTAAATTCTTAAAAATGATATATAACGCACTAAATGAAGCGGGAATTACTATTCCGTTCCCTCAACAAGACCTTCATATTAAAGATACCGTACCTTTTGAGATAACTATCAAAAGATAG
- a CDS encoding chloride channel protein translates to MNAKLIFSSIIIGIITGIFIVIYALATKYLSFLLFLGDPFETIDKLPVWYIYLVPFLSILIVNYLISKNEKVKEYGVAEIAKAIDENKMTFSIKDLFLKIFASSLSLASGFAVGNEGPSAAIGAMIAQKFHNIFNLPKKLLKVSLSIGASSGIAAIFVSPITGIMFAIENIAYEFVRDFAGYLILASVIAFSIAWHFLEPLIFNYSTGKFIEYRYIFATILFIPVITFFIYFYLSLKEIVLKFLKEKIHLPSKNFVLAAIGSFIIGTILIISPYAAFSGHEVVKILINDSNHFPLYMIFILIILRIVATSVSLYANAVGGVFIALMSIGALVGYGFGEVMVYVDFPIEPFYFAAIGAGVFMGVNMRLPLTAVVLALEVTYDYNVIIPIGISVVIVTYLSTLKFDIRKLSTLIHHKEKT, encoded by the coding sequence ATGAATGCAAAATTGATTTTTTCTTCGATAATAATAGGAATTATTACGGGAATTTTTATCGTTATATACGCCTTGGCCACCAAATACCTCTCTTTTTTACTTTTTTTAGGAGACCCTTTTGAAACTATCGACAAACTTCCCGTTTGGTATATTTATTTAGTACCGTTTTTGTCAATTTTGATAGTCAATTATCTCATCTCAAAAAACGAAAAAGTAAAAGAATACGGTGTGGCCGAAATTGCCAAAGCAATAGACGAAAACAAAATGACATTCAGCATAAAAGACCTCTTTTTAAAAATTTTCGCTTCATCTCTTTCACTTGCAAGCGGATTTGCAGTAGGAAACGAAGGTCCTTCGGCTGCTATAGGAGCAATGATAGCCCAAAAGTTTCATAATATTTTCAACCTTCCAAAAAAACTACTAAAAGTTTCTTTAAGTATAGGAGCAAGCAGCGGAATCGCCGCGATTTTCGTATCTCCCATTACAGGGATAATGTTTGCTATAGAAAATATAGCATACGAATTCGTAAGGGACTTTGCCGGATATTTAATATTAGCAAGTGTAATTGCTTTTAGTATAGCGTGGCATTTTTTAGAACCGCTTATTTTTAATTATTCTACAGGAAAATTTATAGAATACAGATATATTTTCGCAACGATTTTGTTTATTCCGGTAATTACGTTTTTTATCTATTTTTATCTTTCTCTGAAAGAAATAGTATTAAAATTTTTAAAAGAAAAAATCCATCTGCCTTCAAAAAATTTCGTTTTAGCGGCTATTGGAAGTTTTATAATCGGAACAATTCTAATAATATCACCTTATGCTGCGTTTAGCGGACACGAAGTGGTAAAAATTCTAATCAATGATTCAAATCATTTTCCTTTGTATATGATTTTTATCTTGATAATTCTAAGAATAGTAGCTACAAGCGTTTCACTTTATGCTAATGCGGTTGGAGGAGTTTTTATTGCTCTTATGAGCATCGGTGCCCTTGTGGGTTACGGTTTTGGTGAAGTTATGGTATATGTTGATTTTCCAATCGAACCGTTTTATTTTGCAGCTATAGGTGCCGGAGTATTTATGGGAGTAAATATGAGACTTCCTTTAACGGCAGTGGTTTTGGCTTTGGAAGTCACTTACGATTATAATGTAATCATACCTATAGGAATAAGCGTAGTAATCGTAACGTATCTTTCAACCTTAAAATTTGATATAAGAAAACTTTCGACACTCATACATCACAAGGAGAAAACATGA
- a CDS encoding MarC family protein, with translation MKELMFYTISLITILNPIAGAAIMLSLVKFSDIPEVAKKSSLTVFIASIATMFLGGEILKLFGINIPSIKAIGGVVLLLIAIHMIQGKEITSANSTKEEHDAAQEKEDIAIIPLAIPILFGPGVITTIIVLSHKAVTLQEKALLILAIFVSSLITYLTLLNANKISKFLGVNGIKIASRIMGLIIGAVAFLFLVGGIKTLWEVL, from the coding sequence ATGAAAGAATTGATGTTTTATACGATTTCTTTAATAACAATTTTAAATCCGATAGCGGGAGCGGCTATTATGCTCTCGCTTGTTAAATTTTCAGATATTCCGGAAGTTGCTAAAAAAAGTTCGTTAACGGTTTTTATAGCAAGTATCGCAACTATGTTTTTGGGAGGAGAGATTTTAAAATTATTCGGTATTAACATTCCCTCTATTAAAGCTATAGGAGGGGTGGTTTTGTTATTAATTGCAATTCATATGATTCAAGGTAAAGAAATCACATCGGCCAATTCTACAAAGGAAGAACATGACGCCGCGCAAGAAAAAGAAGATATTGCTATTATTCCTCTTGCCATTCCTATTTTATTTGGACCGGGAGTTATTACCACAATTATAGTTTTAAGCCATAAAGCCGTAACTTTGCAAGAAAAAGCATTATTGATTTTAGCTATTTTCGTATCATCACTAATAACATACCTAACTTTATTAAACGCCAATAAAATTTCAAAATTTTTAGGCGTTAACGGTATAAAAATCGCATCTCGTATTATGGGACTTATCATAGGAGCTGTCGCATTTTTGTTTTTAGTGGGAGGAATAAAAACTTTATGGGAGGTATTATGA
- a CDS encoding OmpA family protein, which translates to MKKFVGLSVVAISLFATTNLNLGIGGGRSGVTHSPMKNYDFLNIRVTKELPQNRFLRFELEKSTAIKIPGIDNDTSLTRVLANVEKDFPIQNSKLTPYIFLGAGYQWVKGPYDNAAIADAGMGAKIGFTKNFDMFVEARGLRDFHNNDNHIGFLGGFEYSFGSEKPQVKQPLPQPIVHKIVYKDSDLDGVPDNLDKCPNTPHGVKVNKYGCPIDSDHDGVPDYLDKCPNTPAGVKVDKFGCPIDSDHDGVPDYLDRCPNTPKGITVNKNGCPVSFNFDITFDCCSAKIKPQYMEKIKEFAEFLKENPAYKAEIQGYTDNTGSKTYNIVLSQKRAKAVYDALIKLGISKDRLSWAGYGPANPIAPNNTPEGREKNRRVVAKLYF; encoded by the coding sequence ATGAAGAAATTTGTAGGACTGTCGGTTGTTGCAATATCATTATTTGCAACGACGAATCTAAATCTTGGAATCGGAGGAGGAAGAAGCGGCGTAACTCATTCACCGATGAAAAATTACGACTTTTTAAATATTAGAGTTACAAAAGAGTTGCCACAAAATCGCTTTTTAAGATTCGAACTTGAAAAAAGCACGGCAATTAAAATTCCGGGAATCGATAACGATACATCTTTAACAAGAGTTTTAGCAAACGTAGAAAAAGATTTTCCTATTCAAAACAGCAAATTAACACCGTATATTTTCTTAGGTGCCGGATATCAATGGGTAAAAGGACCATATGACAATGCTGCCATTGCAGATGCAGGTATGGGTGCGAAAATAGGATTTACAAAAAATTTCGATATGTTCGTAGAGGCAAGAGGACTTAGAGATTTCCATAATAACGACAATCATATAGGATTTTTAGGAGGATTCGAATATAGTTTCGGAAGTGAAAAACCTCAAGTAAAACAACCTCTACCTCAACCTATAGTACATAAAATCGTATATAAAGATTCGGATTTGGACGGAGTACCTGATAATCTCGATAAATGTCCTAATACCCCACATGGTGTAAAAGTAAATAAATACGGATGTCCTATTGACAGTGACCACGACGGTGTACCTGATTATCTTGACAAATGCCCTAATACTCCGGCAGGAGTAAAAGTAGATAAATTCGGATGTCCAATTGACAGCGACCACGACGGTGTACCTGATTATCTCGACAGATGTCCTAATACTCCAAAAGGAATCACCGTAAATAAAAACGGATGTCCCGTAAGTTTTAATTTCGATATTACATTTGATTGCTGCAGTGCAAAAATAAAACCTCAATATATGGAAAAAATTAAAGAATTTGCAGAATTCTTAAAAGAAAATCCGGCATATAAAGCCGAAATTCAAGGATATACAGATAATACCGGTTCTAAAACATATAATATAGTATTGTCACAAAAAAGAGCAAAAGCGGTTTACGACGCACTTATCAAACTTGGAATTTCAAAAGACAGACTAAGTTGGGCAGGATACGGACCGGCAAACCCTATAGCACCTAACAATACACCTGAAGGTAGAGAAAAAAACAGAAGAGTGGTGGCAAAACTCTACTTTTAA
- a CDS encoding PIN domain-containing protein — MNGVMIDYEIAVLFLSGSEKIGKILLNYDELYISVFDYSFLLAGAESSKNVSHNLYLIKEFINENVEIIDFTKKEANAFARIKTKYELDNMVLLNASLALSRKLKILTADESYTKIKELKSEIIKA, encoded by the coding sequence ATGAATGGAGTTATGATTGACTATGAAATTGCCGTTTTATTTTTGAGCGGTAGTGAAAAAATTGGTAAAATACTTTTAAATTATGATGAATTGTATATTTCCGTTTTTGATTATTCTTTTTTATTGGCAGGTGCGGAATCAAGTAAAAACGTCTCTCATAATTTGTATTTGATAAAAGAGTTTATAAACGAAAATGTTGAGATAATCGATTTTACTAAAAAAGAAGCGAATGCTTTTGCAAGGATTAAAACAAAATACGAATTGGATAATATGGTTTTGTTAAACGCTTCTTTAGCTTTGTCTCGCAAACTGAAAATCTTAACCGCAGATGAATCGTATACGAAAATTAAAGAGTTGAAATCGGAAATAATAAAGGCGTAA
- a CDS encoding helicase HerA domain-containing protein, producing MKEIYEKMGLFYLGKDAEDDSLTLNKSKHLTTHAIIIGMTGSGKTGLGIDLIEEAAIDNIPVLVIDPKGDMGNLCLAFPEMKPEDFKPWIDESTAQAKGMSVDELAEKTAKMWKEGIESFHQDLDRVKRYAEVDKTIYTPGSTAGVSVNILGSFEAPGEEVVDDVDLFASLINSSVSSILSLIGIDADPVSSKEHLLISNIFYYFWSKGQSLSLEELIGYITNPPFEKIGVMPLKTFYPQKERLELAMKFNNVLSSVGFSTWISGEPLDIGKMLYDKNGKAKIAIFSIAHLSDNERMFFVTLLLNRFISWMRRQRGSSSLKAMLYMDEIFGYFPPSKNPPSKEPMLLLLKQARAFGIGVVLSTQNPVDIDYKGLSNIGTWFVGKLQTKQDIEKVVDSLSDGEDKKEVAEKIANLKGRHFYLKNVHEDDVREFYTRWVLSYLKGPMTKDDIRRLMKDKKTEVQETPAVTKTSDSDGGMKPIVSKKIKEYFNDTNINSDDPFYPYIYANAKVRFYNQKRGIDFEEEFDYKLELYEGMNTIDWEEAVEERPTNLSRKYKSSAKFAKLPEIVENATSLKEFERKLKDYLYHNKKIELFACKKLKMESKLGESEEDFRAKVDGVLKDKKEAEIEKIEKKYKTKFERLQDKLQRLEIKLEKEKSDVSSKTTDTLLDIGMGILGALFGRKSSAVTKGASALKKGGRIVKEKRDVEAVEMQIEEVKEDIKNLKEELEAEIEKIEEKYDPSNYEIESVSIKPRRSDVSVEDIALLWEK from the coding sequence ATGAAAGAAATTTATGAAAAAATGGGGCTTTTTTATTTGGGGAAAGATGCCGAGGATGATTCGCTTACTCTTAACAAATCAAAACATTTAACAACTCATGCGATTATAATCGGTATGACGGGTTCGGGGAAGACCGGGCTCGGGATTGATTTGATAGAAGAGGCGGCGATTGATAACATTCCGGTGCTGGTAATCGACCCTAAAGGCGATATGGGAAATCTATGTCTTGCGTTTCCAGAGATGAAGCCGGAGGATTTTAAGCCTTGGATTGATGAAAGTACGGCTCAGGCTAAGGGAATGAGTGTAGATGAGCTTGCGGAAAAAACGGCTAAAATGTGGAAAGAGGGGATTGAGAGTTTTCATCAAGACCTTGATAGGGTAAAAAGATACGCCGAGGTTGACAAGACGATATATACTCCCGGAAGTACCGCAGGGGTTAGTGTCAATATTCTTGGTAGTTTCGAAGCTCCGGGCGAAGAGGTGGTGGACGATGTCGATTTATTCGCTTCGCTTATTAATTCGAGCGTTTCTTCGATTTTGTCGCTTATCGGAATCGATGCGGACCCGGTAAGTTCAAAAGAACATCTGCTTATTAGCAATATTTTTTATTATTTTTGGTCTAAGGGACAATCTTTAAGCTTGGAAGAGCTGATAGGCTATATTACCAATCCTCCTTTTGAAAAAATAGGAGTTATGCCTCTAAAAACCTTTTATCCTCAAAAAGAGCGTTTAGAACTTGCTATGAAATTCAATAACGTACTTTCATCCGTAGGATTTTCGACTTGGATAAGCGGCGAGCCTCTTGATATCGGAAAAATGCTTTACGACAAAAACGGCAAAGCTAAAATCGCAATATTTTCTATAGCACATCTGAGCGATAACGAAAGAATGTTTTTCGTAACGCTTTTACTTAACCGTTTCATAAGCTGGATGAGAAGACAAAGGGGAAGTTCTTCACTTAAAGCCATGCTTTATATGGATGAGATTTTCGGGTATTTTCCTCCGAGTAAAAATCCTCCGAGTAAAGAACCGATGCTGCTTCTTTTGAAACAAGCAAGAGCCTTTGGTATCGGAGTGGTGCTATCTACTCAAAACCCTGTGGATATCGACTATAAGGGGCTTTCAAACATCGGTACTTGGTTTGTCGGTAAGCTTCAGACGAAACAAGATATCGAAAAAGTTGTGGATTCTTTGAGTGATGGAGAAGATAAAAAAGAGGTTGCTGAAAAAATAGCGAATCTAAAAGGCAGACATTTTTATCTTAAAAACGTGCATGAAGATGACGTAAGGGAATTTTATACGAGGTGGGTACTTTCATACCTAAAAGGTCCTATGACAAAAGACGATATCAGAAGACTTATGAAAGATAAAAAAACTGAAGTTCAAGAGACTCCCGCTGTTACTAAAACGAGTGATAGCGATGGTGGAATGAAACCGATTGTGAGTAAGAAAATAAAAGAGTACTTCAACGATACGAACATAAATTCCGACGATCCTTTTTATCCGTATATTTATGCAAATGCGAAAGTAAGGTTTTATAATCAAAAAAGAGGTATAGATTTTGAAGAGGAGTTTGATTACAAGCTTGAACTTTATGAGGGTATGAATACGATTGATTGGGAAGAGGCGGTTGAGGAGAGACCTACCAATTTATCAAGAAAATATAAAAGCTCGGCAAAATTTGCAAAACTGCCTGAGATTGTGGAAAACGCTACGTCTTTAAAAGAATTTGAGAGAAAACTAAAAGATTATCTTTATCATAATAAAAAAATAGAATTGTTTGCGTGTAAAAAACTCAAAATGGAGTCAAAACTCGGTGAGAGCGAAGAGGATTTCAGAGCAAAAGTGGATGGGGTTTTGAAAGATAAAAAAGAAGCGGAAATTGAAAAAATAGAGAAAAAATACAAAACCAAATTCGAAAGGCTTCAAGATAAACTTCAAAGGCTTGAGATAAAACTTGAAAAGGAAAAAAGCGACGTCAGCTCAAAAACGACCGATACTCTGCTTGATATCGGAATGGGGATTTTGGGTGCATTGTTCGGCAGAAAAAGCTCCGCCGTTACAAAGGGTGCGAGTGCGCTTAAAAAGGGAGGAAGAATCGTCAAAGAGAAAAGAGACGTCGAAGCGGTTGAGATGCAAATAGAAGAAGTAAAAGAGGATATTAAAAACTTAAAAGAAGAACTTGAAGCTGAGATTGAAAAAATAGAAGAAAAATATGACCCAAGTAATTATGAAATCGAATCTGTTAGCATTAAACCGAGAAGAAGCGACGTAAGTGTCGAGGATATCGCTCTTTTATGGGAGAAGTAG
- a CDS encoding YaaA family protein has protein sequence MKILLAPSERKSLGGDKSFNISSFKELNPLREEAIKKYDEFIQKTDDIKNFGDIKTPIKERPAKEAILRYTGVAFEYLDYPTLPNEAKEYLNENLIIFSNLFGILKPTDLIPYYTLKQGSKPGFDIYKFYKEKVTEILDSLNEDFIDLRAKFYEKIYKPKNAVTFKFIKNGKVVSHFAKAYRGTLTRHIALHRPKTIEEVLKIEFPGIEIMEIQEKKGIKEIVCEIK, from the coding sequence ATGAAGATTTTATTAGCGCCGAGTGAAAGAAAAAGCCTTGGAGGCGACAAAAGTTTTAATATTTCTTCTTTTAAGGAACTAAACCCTCTAAGAGAAGAAGCAATAAAAAAATATGACGAATTCATTCAAAAAACGGATGATATAAAAAACTTCGGAGACATCAAAACCCCTATAAAAGAACGACCCGCCAAAGAAGCGATTTTAAGATATACGGGAGTTGCTTTTGAATATTTAGACTACCCTACTCTTCCAAACGAAGCAAAAGAATACCTAAACGAAAACCTTATAATCTTCTCAAACCTTTTTGGGATACTAAAGCCTACGGATTTGATACCTTATTACACACTAAAACAAGGAAGCAAACCCGGCTTTGACATATACAAATTTTACAAAGAAAAAGTTACTGAAATTCTCGATAGCCTAAACGAAGATTTCATAGACCTAAGAGCCAAATTTTACGAAAAAATCTATAAACCCAAAAACGCCGTAACCTTCAAATTCATAAAAAACGGCAAAGTAGTCAGTCATTTCGCAAAAGCATATAGAGGCACACTCACTCGCCACATCGCTCTTCACAGACCAAAAACGATAGAAGAAGTGCTAAAAATAGAATTCCCTGGTATCGAAATTATGGAAATACAAGAAAAAAAAGGAATAAAAGAGATTGTTTGCGAAATAAAATAA